From one Labeo rohita strain BAU-BD-2019 chromosome 8, IGBB_LRoh.1.0, whole genome shotgun sequence genomic stretch:
- the npm2a gene encoding nucleoplasmin-2a encodes MTGCFLEIDSVASISPSESSSSSSVSDRACVYWGCVLSASETTAVFQAENDLLENQFFIKTICLSEEAGDEMHMVAVCDGVGASKPLPIATLRHCMPMISFPGLELIPPVTFKLCSGKGPVYISAQHITLNPIEMTEGEKDDEDD; translated from the exons ATGACAGGCTGCTTTCTCGAAATTGACTCTGTAGCTTCCATCAGTCCGTCTGAATCATCCAGCTCATCATCTGTGTCTGACAGAGCATGTGTTTACTGGG GTTGTGTACTCAGTGCTTCTGAGACCACGGCTGTCTTTCAAGCAGAGAATGACCTTCTAGAGAACCAGTTTTTCATCAAAACG ATATGTCTTAGTGAGGAGGCAGGAGACGAGATGCATATGGTGGCCGTCTGTGACGGTGTAGGAGCTTCCAAACCATTGCCCATTGCCACCCTCCGCCACTGTATGCCAATG ATCAGTTTTCCTGGTTTGGAGCTTATTCCTCCTGTCACCTTTAAACTATGCTCTGGTAAAGGACCGGTGTACATCTCTGCTCAGCATATAACAT tgaatcCCATTGAGATGACAGAGGGGGAGaaggatgatgaagatgattAA